A window of the Microvirga terrae genome harbors these coding sequences:
- a CDS encoding GFA family protein, with protein sequence MSPYTGSCHCGTVRFRIDAEIVELTTCDCSLCVKKNALMTKVHESALTIVAGEEALSLYQWNTRRAKHYFCSRCGIYTFHRKRAAPDHYGVNIFCLDGFDPSTIPIRATEGIGMSVVDPLARAEWPGPREEEDRL encoded by the coding sequence GTGAGCCCCTACACCGGATCGTGCCATTGCGGCACCGTTCGTTTCCGTATCGATGCGGAGATCGTCGAGCTGACGACCTGCGACTGCTCGCTCTGCGTGAAGAAGAACGCCCTGATGACCAAGGTCCACGAGAGCGCCCTGACCATCGTGGCGGGCGAGGAGGCCCTGTCCCTCTATCAATGGAACACGCGGCGGGCGAAGCACTACTTCTGCTCCCGCTGCGGCATCTACACGTTCCATCGCAAGAGAGCGGCCCCCGACCATTACGGCGTCAACATCTTCTGCCTGGACGGATTCGACCCTTCCACGATCCCGATCCGGGCGACGGAAGGCATCGGCATGTCGGTCGTCGACCCTCTCGCCCGCGCGGAATGGCCCGGTCCACGGGAGGAGGAAGATCGCCTATAA
- a CDS encoding PA0069 family radical SAM protein, whose protein sequence is MDDPAYRVEVERRRGRGASANPSGRYEPAQREAFDDGWDLDDELPALPTEVIVEKPRTIVTRNDSPDILFEKSINPYRGCEHGCAYCFARPTHAFQGLSSGLDFETKIFAKPNAAELLEKELRAAKYEPTTIALGSNTDPYQPVERRFRITRSILEVLDRMNHPVGIVTKSGLVTRDIDILSRMAERQLVKVAISVTTLDPKLARRMEPRAAAPAKRLDTIRRLTEAGIPVSVLVAPIIPAINDHEIEAILKACAEAGAQEAGYVLLRLPHDLKDLMRDWLAEHYPDKLKHVFTLLQEARGGKDYDAEWSTRQSGVGPYAWMLGRRFETAAERLGLNKRNLRLRKDLFAVPPKETGQLSLF, encoded by the coding sequence ATGGACGACCCGGCCTACCGCGTCGAGGTGGAGCGGCGCCGCGGCCGCGGCGCGTCCGCGAACCCGTCCGGCCGCTACGAGCCGGCGCAGCGCGAAGCCTTCGACGACGGCTGGGACCTGGACGATGAGCTTCCCGCCCTGCCGACCGAAGTCATCGTCGAGAAACCGCGCACGATCGTCACCCGGAACGATTCGCCCGACATCCTGTTCGAGAAATCGATCAACCCCTATCGCGGCTGCGAGCACGGCTGCGCCTATTGCTTCGCGCGGCCCACCCATGCCTTCCAGGGCCTGTCCTCGGGCCTCGACTTCGAGACCAAGATCTTCGCGAAGCCCAATGCGGCGGAGCTCCTGGAGAAGGAGCTGCGGGCCGCGAAATACGAGCCGACCACGATCGCGCTCGGGTCCAACACGGACCCGTACCAGCCCGTGGAGCGGCGCTTCCGCATCACGCGCTCCATCCTCGAGGTGCTGGACCGGATGAACCATCCCGTGGGCATCGTGACGAAATCGGGCCTCGTCACCCGGGACATCGACATCCTGAGCCGGATGGCCGAGCGGCAGCTGGTCAAGGTGGCGATCTCGGTCACGACACTCGACCCGAAGCTCGCCCGCCGCATGGAGCCGCGCGCGGCCGCGCCGGCCAAGCGCCTCGACACCATCCGCAGACTCACCGAGGCGGGCATTCCGGTGTCGGTCCTGGTGGCGCCCATCATCCCGGCGATCAACGATCACGAGATCGAGGCGATCCTGAAGGCCTGCGCCGAGGCGGGCGCGCAGGAGGCCGGCTACGTGCTCCTGCGCCTGCCGCACGACCTCAAGGACCTGATGCGCGACTGGCTCGCCGAGCATTACCCGGACAAGCTCAAGCACGTGTTCACGCTGCTCCAGGAGGCGCGCGGCGGCAAGGATTACGATGCCGAATGGAGCACCCGCCAATCCGGCGTCGGACCCTATGCCTGGATGCTCGGCCGTCGCTTCGAGACCGCCGCCGAACGGCTCGGCCTGAACAAGCGGAACCTGCGCCTGCGCAAGGACCTGTTCGCCGTGCCGCCGAAGGAGACCGGGCAGCTGAGTCTGTTCTGA
- the moaB gene encoding molybdenum cofactor biosynthesis protein B: MPGIDDSLPFIPLRIAVLTVSDTRSLDDDRSGATLAERLAKAGHRLADRAIAPDDVEAIRGRVRGWVADPAVDVVITTGGTGFTGRDVTPEAIEPLFDKRMEGFSAVFHRISYDKIGTSTIQSRATAGIAGTTFVFVLPGSPGACKDAWDGILAHQLDYRYRPCNFVEIMPRLDEHLKRGTPKA, encoded by the coding sequence ATGCCCGGCATCGACGACAGCCTCCCCTTCATCCCCCTTCGCATCGCCGTTCTGACGGTTTCCGACACGCGCTCACTGGACGACGACAGGTCGGGTGCGACGCTGGCCGAGCGGCTGGCCAAGGCCGGCCATCGACTTGCGGACCGGGCCATCGCGCCGGACGACGTGGAGGCGATCCGCGGCAGGGTTCGGGGCTGGGTCGCCGATCCGGCGGTCGACGTGGTGATCACCACGGGCGGCACGGGCTTTACCGGCCGCGACGTGACCCCGGAGGCGATCGAGCCCCTGTTCGACAAGCGGATGGAGGGATTCTCGGCGGTCTTCCACCGCATCTCCTACGACAAGATCGGCACCTCGACGATCCAGTCGCGGGCGACCGCAGGCATTGCCGGCACGACCTTCGTGTTCGTGCTGCCGGGCTCGCCCGGCGCCTGCAAGGACGCCTGGGACGGGATCCTGGCCCATCAGCTCGACTACCGTTACCGGCCGTGCAACTTCGTCGAGATCATGCCGCGGCTCGACGAGCATCTGAAGCGCGGAACGCCGAAAGCCTGA
- a CDS encoding electron transfer flavoprotein-ubiquinone oxidoreductase — protein MSDLPARESMEFDVVVVGAGPAGLATAIRLKQRAMEQGADISVVVVEKGSEVGAHILSGAVIDPIGLDGLLPEWRSDPDRPLKTEVTADEFMYLGHAGGIRLPNVFMPKLMNNHGNFVGSLGNVARYLGRKAEELGVEIYPGFPAAEVLIEDGKVVGVATGDMGISRNGEPNANFTRGMELRAKYTIFGEGARGSLTKQMVERFGLNQGRDHQKYGIGIKELWQVRPEKFQPGLVRHSMGWPLPNNSGGGSWLYHFDDHLVSVGFVVHLNYKNPTLSPFDEFQRFKTHPMVRDVFEGAKRIGYGARAIMEGGWQSVPNLAFPGGCLVGDSAGFVNVPRIKGSHNAILSGMLCADHVFAALQEGRANDEIAAYEESWRASPIGYDLKRVRNVKPLWSKYGTAAGVALGGLDMWLTEIFNWSPFGTMKHGKPDHECLLPLDQVRPITYDRPDGVLTFDRLSSVFLSNTNHEEDQPVHLKVKDMGLQKASEHDVFGGPSQRYCPAGVYEWVEGEGGARYQINAQNCVHCKTCDIKDPNQNINWVTPEGGGGPNYVNM, from the coding sequence ATGTCCGATCTGCCCGCCCGTGAATCGATGGAATTCGACGTCGTCGTCGTGGGCGCGGGTCCGGCCGGCCTGGCGACCGCTATCCGGCTCAAGCAGCGGGCGATGGAGCAGGGCGCGGACATCTCGGTGGTCGTGGTTGAGAAGGGCTCCGAGGTCGGTGCCCACATCCTGTCCGGCGCGGTGATCGACCCGATCGGCCTCGACGGTCTCCTGCCGGAATGGCGGTCCGATCCCGACCGGCCCCTGAAGACGGAAGTCACCGCCGACGAGTTCATGTATCTGGGCCATGCCGGCGGCATTCGCCTGCCCAACGTGTTCATGCCCAAGCTCATGAACAACCACGGCAACTTCGTCGGCTCGCTCGGCAACGTCGCCCGCTATCTCGGCCGCAAGGCCGAGGAGCTCGGGGTCGAGATCTATCCGGGCTTCCCGGCCGCAGAGGTGCTGATCGAGGACGGCAAGGTGGTGGGCGTCGCCACCGGCGACATGGGCATCAGCCGCAACGGGGAGCCCAACGCCAACTTCACCCGCGGCATGGAGCTGCGCGCCAAGTACACGATCTTCGGCGAGGGCGCCCGCGGGTCGCTCACCAAGCAGATGGTCGAGCGCTTCGGCCTGAACCAGGGCCGCGATCACCAGAAATACGGCATCGGCATCAAGGAGCTCTGGCAGGTCAGGCCGGAGAAGTTTCAACCCGGTCTCGTGCGCCATTCCATGGGCTGGCCGCTGCCCAACAATTCCGGCGGCGGCTCCTGGCTCTACCATTTCGACGACCATCTCGTGTCCGTCGGCTTCGTGGTGCATCTCAACTACAAGAACCCGACCCTGTCGCCCTTCGACGAGTTCCAGCGCTTCAAGACCCACCCGATGGTCCGGGACGTGTTCGAGGGCGCAAAGCGCATCGGCTACGGGGCGCGCGCCATCATGGAGGGCGGCTGGCAGTCGGTGCCGAACTTGGCCTTCCCCGGCGGCTGCCTGGTGGGCGACTCGGCCGGCTTCGTGAACGTGCCGCGCATCAAGGGCAGCCACAACGCCATCCTGTCCGGCATGCTCTGCGCCGACCACGTCTTCGCGGCCCTGCAGGAGGGCCGGGCCAACGACGAGATCGCGGCCTACGAGGAATCCTGGCGCGCCTCGCCGATCGGCTACGATCTCAAGCGGGTTCGCAACGTGAAGCCGCTCTGGTCGAAATACGGTACGGCGGCCGGGGTGGCGCTGGGCGGGCTCGACATGTGGCTGACCGAAATCTTCAACTGGTCGCCTTTCGGCACGATGAAGCACGGCAAGCCCGACCACGAGTGCCTGCTGCCGCTCGATCAGGTCAGGCCGATCACATACGACAGGCCGGACGGGGTCCTGACCTTCGACCGGCTGTCCTCGGTGTTCCTGTCCAACACCAACCACGAGGAGGACCAGCCGGTCCACTTGAAGGTGAAGGACATGGGCCTGCAGAAGGCGTCCGAGCACGACGTGTTCGGCGGTCCCTCGCAGCGCTACTGCCCGGCGGGCGTGTACGAATGGGTCGAGGGCGAGGGGGGCGCGCGCTACCAGATCAACGCCCAGAACTGCGTCCACTGCAAGACCTGCGACATCAAGGACCCGAACCAGAACATCAACTGGGTCACCCCCGAGGGCGGCGGCGGCCCGAACTACGTCAACATGTGA
- a CDS encoding uracil-DNA glycosylase, producing MQDAPSDRDALQALLDFHVEAGVDLALDETPHNRFAEPKAEPGPAKAAAQAAAPKSSPAPAAPAPRALPKAAAGAPEEVASLAREQARHAQSLEELEAILAGFDGCALKFSAKNLAFADGNPDGRVMLVGEAPGADEDRIGKPFMGRSGQLLDRMLATIGLDRTQVYVANIVPWRPPGNRTPTPQEIAICKPFIARQIELASPEFVLCLGGPAAQNLLGVKDGILRTRGRWFTYRTEDGREIRALPTLHPAYLLRQPLQKRLGWRDFQALRRALDGRE from the coding sequence ATGCAGGATGCACCTTCCGACCGCGATGCTCTTCAGGCGCTGCTCGACTTCCATGTCGAGGCGGGCGTCGACCTCGCGCTCGACGAGACCCCGCACAACCGTTTCGCCGAGCCCAAGGCCGAGCCCGGCCCGGCCAAGGCTGCCGCCCAGGCCGCCGCGCCCAAGTCCTCTCCGGCACCCGCCGCTCCCGCTCCCCGCGCCCTGCCGAAAGCGGCCGCCGGCGCGCCCGAGGAGGTGGCGAGCCTGGCCCGCGAGCAGGCGCGCCATGCGCAGTCCTTGGAGGAGCTGGAAGCGATCCTGGCAGGCTTCGACGGCTGCGCGCTGAAGTTCTCGGCCAAGAACCTCGCCTTCGCGGACGGCAATCCGGACGGACGCGTCATGCTGGTGGGCGAAGCGCCAGGCGCGGACGAGGACCGGATCGGCAAGCCCTTCATGGGCCGTTCCGGGCAGCTGCTGGACCGGATGCTGGCCACCATCGGGCTCGACCGCACGCAGGTCTACGTGGCCAACATCGTGCCCTGGCGCCCGCCGGGCAACCGTACGCCGACCCCGCAGGAAATCGCCATCTGCAAGCCGTTCATCGCGCGCCAGATCGAGCTGGCGTCGCCTGAATTCGTGCTCTGCCTCGGCGGGCCGGCGGCCCAGAACCTGCTCGGCGTCAAGGACGGGATCCTGCGCACCCGCGGCCGCTGGTTCACCTACAGGACCGAGGACGGACGGGAGATCCGGGCCCTGCCGACACTCCATCCGGCCTATCTGCTGCGCCAGCCCCTGCAGAAGCGCCTCGGCTGGCGGGACTTTCAGGCTCTGCGACGGGCTCTCGACGGACGGGAGTAA
- a CDS encoding ribonuclease HII, with translation MTAPIRASRLPDLGLDRELAARAQGRSCIAGLDEVGRGPLAGPVVSAAVVLDLDNVPQGLADSKVLTASRREALFTEILATSHVGIASVSHQEIDSINIRQASLLAMCRALAALPCRPDMAFVDGNDPPVLPCATEAIVKGDSRIASIAAASIVAKVVRDRMMARLGQAYPAYGFASNAGYCTKAHLTVIASEGPCPFHRMSFSPLRQGLLDL, from the coding sequence ATGACCGCACCGATTCGCGCCTCCCGTCTCCCCGATCTCGGCCTCGACCGCGAGCTCGCCGCCCGCGCGCAGGGTCGTTCATGCATCGCTGGCCTCGACGAGGTCGGGCGCGGGCCGCTGGCCGGCCCGGTGGTGTCGGCCGCGGTGGTGCTCGATCTCGACAACGTGCCCCAGGGCCTGGCCGATTCGAAGGTCCTGACGGCTTCGAGGCGCGAGGCGCTGTTCACTGAAATCCTCGCCACGTCCCATGTGGGAATCGCCTCGGTGTCGCATCAGGAGATCGACAGCATCAACATCCGGCAGGCCTCGCTGCTCGCCATGTGCCGGGCGCTCGCCGCTCTGCCGTGCCGGCCGGACATGGCCTTCGTCGACGGTAACGATCCGCCGGTGCTGCCCTGCGCCACGGAAGCGATCGTCAAGGGTGATTCGCGCATCGCCTCGATCGCGGCCGCGTCCATCGTGGCCAAGGTGGTGCGCGACCGGATGATGGCGCGGCTCGGGCAGGCTTACCCGGCTTACGGATTCGCCAGCAATGCGGGCTACTGCACCAAGGCCCATCTCACGGTGATCGCCAGCGAGGGCCCCTGCCCGTTCCACCGCATGAGTTTCTCACCCCTGCGCCAAGGGTTACTGGATCTGTAA
- a CDS encoding site-specific DNA-methyltransferase, which yields MGTLRTGAAGAASRIHVSRTGRSAPAPRTGRKTPLSVLPPSLPLNEILLGDCIANLEKLPPESVDVVFADPPYNLQLEQALTRPDQSLVDAVDDDWDKFASFADYDAFTRAWLLAVRRVMKKNATLWVIGSYHNIFRVGSALQDLNFWILNDIVWRKANPMPNFKGRRFTNAHETMIWASKSAGSKGYTFHYDALKAGNEDVQMRSDWFIPICTGDERLKDAQGRKVHPTQKPEALLARILLSSSNPGDVVLDPFFGSGTTGAVAKMLGRSFIGLERDPTYAKAARARIDAVEPLSDVSIAAAPEKRTEVRVPFLSLVEAGHVKAGETLVDERRRHKAVVRPDGTVALGAIVGSIHKIGALTQGFPSCNGWTFWHVERQGKLVSIDEFRAKVRAELAA from the coding sequence ATGGGTACCTTGCGTACCGGGGCTGCCGGCGCCGCCTCCCGGATCCATGTCTCGCGTACCGGGCGGTCTGCGCCGGCTCCTCGGACGGGGCGTAAAACGCCCCTCTCCGTTCTGCCGCCGTCTCTTCCTCTCAATGAGATCCTTCTCGGCGACTGCATCGCCAATCTCGAGAAGCTCCCGCCCGAGAGCGTGGACGTGGTCTTCGCGGATCCGCCTTACAATCTCCAGCTCGAACAGGCGCTGACGCGCCCCGACCAGAGCCTCGTCGATGCGGTCGACGACGACTGGGACAAGTTCGCGAGCTTTGCCGATTACGACGCGTTCACCCGCGCCTGGCTTCTCGCCGTGCGCCGCGTGATGAAGAAGAACGCGACGCTGTGGGTGATCGGCTCCTACCACAACATCTTCCGCGTGGGCTCGGCGCTCCAGGACCTGAACTTCTGGATCCTCAACGACATCGTGTGGCGCAAGGCCAACCCGATGCCGAACTTCAAGGGCCGCCGCTTCACCAACGCGCACGAGACCATGATCTGGGCCTCGAAGAGCGCCGGTTCGAAGGGCTACACCTTCCATTACGATGCGCTGAAAGCCGGCAATGAAGACGTGCAGATGCGCTCGGACTGGTTCATTCCCATCTGCACGGGCGACGAGCGCCTGAAGGACGCTCAAGGGCGCAAGGTCCACCCGACCCAGAAGCCCGAGGCGCTGCTTGCGCGCATCCTTCTCTCCTCGTCCAACCCCGGCGACGTGGTGCTCGATCCCTTCTTCGGCTCCGGCACGACGGGCGCGGTCGCCAAGATGCTCGGCCGCAGCTTCATCGGCCTTGAGCGGGATCCGACCTACGCCAAGGCGGCGCGCGCCCGGATCGATGCGGTCGAGCCCCTGTCCGACGTGTCCATCGCGGCTGCGCCCGAAAAGCGCACCGAGGTGCGCGTGCCGTTCCTGTCGCTCGTCGAGGCGGGCCATGTGAAGGCAGGCGAGACCCTGGTGGACGAGCGCCGCCGCCACAAGGCGGTGGTGCGCCCCGACGGGACCGTGGCGCTCGGCGCCATCGTGGGCTCGATCCACAAGATCGGCGCCCTGACCCAGGGCTTCCCCTCCTGCAACGGCTGGACGTTCTGGCACGTGGAGCGGCAGGGCAAGCTCGTGTCGATCGACGAGTTCCGGGCGAAGGTGCGTGCCGAATTGGCCGCTTGA
- a CDS encoding ABC transporter substrate-binding protein, whose product MSTKRILLSLLAALVPAIAQAQGLSGNLVLYTSQPNTDAQQTVDAFKARNPGVTVTFVRDGTPKILAKLSAEFEAGQPQADVLLIADSVTMEGLKKEDRLLAHEKADVSAYPAGTHDPQKFWFATKLITTGIAYNTKAGFKPASWQDLTRPEVKGQLVMPSPLTSGAALIHAATLTGAMDGGWKYYEALKDNDAVAGGGNGDVLKQVAGGQKLYGVIVDYMPIREKAKGAPIEFVFPKEGVSAVSEPVAILKSTKNPEAARAFVDFLLSKEGQELALKQGYIAAHPAVALPAGYPAREQIKVMSFDAGKALADETKNKAAFADIFGQ is encoded by the coding sequence GTGTCCACCAAGCGCATTCTCCTGTCTCTCCTTGCCGCCCTCGTGCCCGCAATCGCTCAGGCCCAGGGGCTCTCCGGCAACCTCGTCCTCTACACGAGCCAGCCCAACACCGACGCACAGCAGACCGTCGACGCGTTCAAGGCCAGGAACCCGGGGGTCACCGTCACGTTCGTGCGCGACGGCACCCCGAAGATCCTGGCCAAGCTGAGCGCCGAGTTCGAGGCTGGGCAGCCCCAGGCCGACGTGCTGCTCATCGCCGACAGCGTCACCATGGAGGGCCTCAAGAAGGAGGACCGCCTGCTGGCGCACGAGAAGGCCGACGTCTCGGCCTATCCGGCCGGAACGCACGATCCGCAGAAATTCTGGTTCGCCACCAAGCTGATCACCACGGGCATCGCCTACAACACGAAGGCGGGTTTCAAGCCGGCCTCGTGGCAGGACCTCACCCGGCCGGAGGTCAAGGGCCAGCTCGTCATGCCGAGCCCGCTCACCTCGGGGGCGGCCCTCATCCATGCCGCGACCCTCACCGGCGCCATGGACGGCGGCTGGAAATACTACGAGGCCCTCAAGGACAACGATGCCGTCGCCGGCGGCGGCAACGGCGACGTGCTCAAGCAGGTGGCCGGCGGCCAGAAGCTCTACGGCGTGATCGTCGACTACATGCCGATCCGCGAGAAGGCCAAGGGCGCGCCGATCGAGTTCGTGTTCCCGAAGGAAGGCGTCTCGGCCGTGTCCGAGCCCGTCGCCATCCTCAAGAGCACGAAGAACCCGGAGGCCGCCCGCGCGTTCGTGGACTTCCTGCTCTCGAAGGAGGGCCAGGAGCTGGCGCTCAAGCAGGGCTACATCGCGGCCCATCCGGCCGTCGCGCTGCCGGCCGGATATCCGGCCCGTGAGCAGATCAAGGTCATGAGCTTCGACGCCGGCAAGGCGCTCGCCGACGAAACCAAGAACAAGGCGGCCTTCGCCGACATCTTCGGACAGTGA
- the ypfJ gene encoding KPN_02809 family neutral zinc metallopeptidase, producing the protein MRWEDFRTSSNVEDRRGMGLPGGAGGLGIGTILILGLVGWALGIDPRILIGGAEMMTGGGSGYQQQQQGRQGAPQDEAGRFAAAILGNTEDVWKEVLPKQANRQYQAPKLVLFSDATRSGCGGAQSAMGPFYCPLDQTVYIDLSFFQEMQRRFRAGGDFAYAYVLAHEVGHHVENQLGILPRVQERQQQVGRAEANQLSVRVELMADCLAGVWAHHSNQRWQSLEPGDIEEAIRAAEAIGDDRLQKQGQGRVVPDSFTHGSSEQRMRWLTTGLKSGSIQACDTFRTSQL; encoded by the coding sequence ATGCGCTGGGAAGACTTTCGAACCTCGTCCAATGTGGAAGACCGTCGCGGCATGGGTCTGCCCGGGGGTGCGGGCGGTCTCGGCATCGGCACCATCCTGATCCTCGGCCTCGTCGGCTGGGCGCTCGGCATCGATCCGCGCATCCTGATCGGCGGCGCCGAGATGATGACGGGCGGCGGCTCCGGCTACCAGCAGCAACAGCAGGGCCGCCAGGGCGCCCCGCAGGACGAGGCCGGACGCTTCGCGGCCGCGATCCTGGGCAACACGGAAGACGTGTGGAAGGAGGTTCTGCCCAAGCAGGCCAACCGGCAGTACCAGGCACCGAAGCTCGTGCTGTTCTCGGACGCCACGCGGTCCGGCTGCGGCGGCGCGCAATCGGCCATGGGGCCGTTCTACTGCCCGCTCGACCAGACCGTGTACATCGACCTGTCGTTCTTCCAGGAGATGCAGCGCCGCTTCCGCGCCGGCGGCGATTTCGCCTATGCCTATGTGCTCGCCCACGAGGTCGGCCACCATGTGGAGAACCAGCTCGGCATCCTGCCCCGCGTCCAGGAGCGCCAGCAGCAGGTCGGGCGTGCGGAAGCCAACCAGCTCTCCGTGCGCGTCGAGCTGATGGCGGATTGCCTGGCGGGCGTCTGGGCGCATCATTCCAACCAGCGCTGGCAGTCCCTCGAGCCGGGCGACATCGAGGAGGCGATCCGCGCGGCCGAGGCCATCGGCGACGACCGCCTGCAGAAGCAGGGCCAGGGCCGCGTGGTGCCCGACAGCTTCACGCACGGCTCCTCCGAGCAGCGCATGCGCTGGCTCACGACCGGGTTGAAGTCCGGCTCGATCCAGGCCTGCGACACGTTCCGGACGAGCCAGCTCTGA
- a CDS encoding tetratricopeptide repeat protein has product MPILKKSFARKGLPALMLVAAGLLAAPAVAANTEDEILQPAQSLEGNFLSAYVAGSARDTEAATIFFREAIQEDPRNQELLERAFVAFLANGSMNEAVRAAERLSGQDSSNNLAQFALAVRALKGQKYADARTRLSKGARGRQADLTATLLTAWTYAGAKDGKQALATVDKLKNERAFDQFREYHAALIADVVGNPVEAEKRFKAAYEGERNTLQVVDAYGRFLAKRGRKDEALKIYKAFDEAAPRHPIVRAAMKALEEDKPLLPLVNTAQDGAAELLYGLGVVGNTQGDELTAIIYLRLGLDLKGDHPLALVTLGDVYERLKQYDKANAIFDRIPKDSPVRPSADISIGHNFELMGRGDDAIAHLEKLMKERPDDVEVVMALGNVQRSRKKFAEAADTYDKAIKLIGQPERGHWILYFYRGTSYERAKQWDKAEADLKKALELVPEGLPAGRAQVMNYLAYSWVDQNMNIDEAFKMLTKAVELAPRDGMIIDSLGWAYYRMGRYDDAVRELEKAVELKPGDPTINDHLGDAYWKVGRKLEAKFQWDHAKNSDPEHEELVKILKKIDNGLEEDPKPAAAENAPPPQPEVPKHNGG; this is encoded by the coding sequence GTGCCCATCTTGAAAAAGTCCTTTGCCCGTAAGGGGCTGCCTGCCCTGATGCTGGTGGCTGCCGGCCTGCTGGCCGCTCCGGCCGTCGCTGCGAACACGGAAGACGAGATCCTGCAGCCTGCCCAGAGCCTGGAGGGCAACTTCCTGTCCGCCTACGTGGCAGGCTCCGCGCGGGACACCGAGGCGGCGACCATCTTCTTCCGGGAGGCGATCCAGGAGGATCCCCGCAACCAGGAGCTTCTGGAGCGGGCCTTCGTGGCCTTCCTGGCCAACGGGTCCATGAACGAGGCCGTGCGCGCGGCCGAGCGCCTCTCGGGCCAGGACTCGTCCAACAACCTAGCGCAGTTCGCCCTCGCGGTCCGGGCCCTGAAGGGCCAGAAATACGCCGATGCCCGGACGCGCCTCTCGAAGGGCGCCCGCGGGCGTCAGGCCGATCTGACGGCAACGCTCCTGACCGCCTGGACCTATGCCGGCGCCAAGGACGGCAAGCAGGCGCTCGCCACCGTCGACAAGCTCAAGAACGAGCGGGCCTTCGACCAGTTCAGGGAATATCATGCCGCCCTCATCGCCGATGTGGTGGGCAACCCCGTCGAGGCCGAGAAGCGCTTCAAGGCCGCCTACGAGGGCGAGCGCAACACCCTGCAGGTGGTCGACGCCTATGGCCGCTTCCTCGCCAAGCGCGGCCGCAAGGACGAGGCCCTGAAGATCTACAAGGCCTTCGACGAGGCCGCGCCGCGCCATCCGATCGTCCGTGCGGCCATGAAGGCGCTGGAGGAGGACAAGCCGCTCCTGCCGCTGGTCAACACCGCGCAGGACGGTGCGGCCGAGCTGCTCTACGGGCTCGGCGTCGTCGGCAACACCCAGGGCGACGAGCTCACCGCCATCATCTATCTGCGCCTCGGCCTCGACCTGAAGGGCGATCATCCGCTCGCCCTCGTCACCCTGGGCGACGTCTACGAGCGCCTGAAGCAGTACGATAAGGCGAATGCGATCTTCGATCGCATCCCCAAGGATTCTCCCGTGCGGCCGAGCGCCGACATCTCCATCGGCCACAATTTCGAGCTGATGGGACGGGGCGACGACGCCATCGCGCATCTCGAAAAGCTCATGAAGGAGCGGCCGGACGACGTGGAGGTCGTCATGGCGCTCGGCAACGTGCAGCGCTCGCGCAAGAAGTTCGCCGAGGCGGCCGACACCTACGACAAGGCGATCAAGCTGATCGGCCAGCCGGAGCGCGGCCACTGGATCCTCTACTTCTATCGCGGCACGTCCTATGAGCGCGCGAAGCAGTGGGACAAGGCCGAGGCCGACCTGAAGAAGGCCCTGGAGCTCGTCCCCGAGGGGCTGCCGGCCGGCCGGGCGCAGGTGATGAATTATCTCGCCTATTCCTGGGTCGACCAGAACATGAATATCGACGAAGCCTTCAAGATGCTCACGAAGGCCGTCGAGCTTGCCCCGCGCGACGGCATGATCATCGACTCGCTCGGCTGGGCCTATTACCGCATGGGCCGCTACGACGACGCGGTGCGCGAGCTGGAGAAGGCCGTGGAGCTCAAGCCCGGCGATCCGACCATCAACGACCATCTGGGCGATGCCTATTGGAAGGTCGGCCGCAAGCTCGAGGCGAAGTTCCAGTGGGACCACGCCAAGAACTCGGATCCGGAGCACGAGGAACTCGTGAAGATCCTCAAGAAGATCGACAATGGTCTCGAAGAGGATCCGAAGCCGGCCGCCGCCGAGAACGCACCGCCGCCTCAGCCGGAAGTGCCGAAGCACAACGGCGGCTAA
- a CDS encoding methylated-DNA--[protein]-cysteine S-methyltransferase produces the protein MQDPPSRDAVFYTLFETAIGPCGLAWNGRGIVGFQLPEDDASRLRGRLARRFPGLVEAKPPPDIQAIVADVTAQLHGEARDLSTVRLDMDGVPDFDRRVYEVARGIPPGRVLTYGEIASRLGTGNARAIGQALGRNPFAVIVPCHRVVAAGGKLGGFSANGGATTKRRLLAIEGARRDETPTLFDGIS, from the coding sequence ATGCAGGATCCTCCCTCCCGCGATGCGGTGTTCTACACGCTGTTCGAGACGGCCATCGGCCCGTGCGGTCTCGCCTGGAACGGGCGCGGGATCGTGGGCTTCCAGCTTCCCGAGGACGACGCATCCCGGCTGCGCGGCCGCCTCGCGCGGCGCTTCCCCGGCCTCGTCGAGGCCAAGCCGCCGCCGGACATCCAGGCCATCGTCGCGGACGTCACGGCCCAGCTGCACGGGGAGGCGCGCGATCTGTCCACGGTGCGGCTCGACATGGACGGGGTGCCGGACTTCGACCGGCGCGTCTACGAGGTGGCCCGCGGCATCCCGCCGGGACGGGTGCTGACCTACGGGGAGATTGCATCCCGGCTCGGCACCGGCAATGCTCGGGCGATCGGCCAGGCCCTGGGGCGCAACCCGTTCGCGGTCATCGTTCCCTGCCACCGGGTCGTGGCCGCCGGCGGCAAGCTCGGCGGCTTCTCGGCGAATGGCGGCGCCACCACCAAGCGCCGCCTCCTGGCCATCGAAGGCGCCCGCCGGGACGAGACCCCGACGCTCTTCGACGGTATCTCATAG